In the genome of Bryobacteraceae bacterium, one region contains:
- a CDS encoding tetratricopeptide repeat protein, with amino-acid sequence MLVLYAEHVEKLESTPGVEAGQRAEALTNAARFAASVGKPDIARGYYERALEAATGTLLEADAWAGLAEVVPLRERLPLFDKAIAIRRRQAGDDALVVALLRRSAEAAAVRGDAAGAFERYRQAVAVGEKLLPARSPELAGALVDLGFAYEQRERFAEAAARYKRALAIQEVALGARHPETAITLNNLAGVVGAQGDLTQAERLLRRALNTLTENLGPWHLRVAVCAGNLADLLVATRRPKEARVLYERAIGVYEHLGDAESAGELRRVAAELR; translated from the coding sequence TTGCTAGTACTTTATGCCGAACATGTAGAGAAACTCGAGTCGACACCCGGCGTTGAGGCCGGCCAGCGCGCGGAAGCGCTGACGAATGCAGCACGATTTGCGGCGTCTGTCGGGAAACCGGACATAGCCCGGGGGTACTACGAGAGAGCACTCGAGGCGGCTACGGGGACACTGCTGGAGGCGGATGCATGGGCTGGGCTGGCGGAGGTAGTACCGCTCCGGGAACGGCTGCCGCTTTTCGACAAAGCGATCGCCATTCGACGGCGGCAGGCCGGTGACGACGCCCTGGTGGTCGCCCTGCTGCGGCGGTCAGCGGAGGCGGCGGCAGTGCGCGGCGATGCGGCGGGAGCTTTTGAGCGCTATCGGCAGGCGGTGGCGGTGGGCGAAAAACTGCTGCCGGCGCGAAGTCCGGAACTGGCGGGAGCACTGGTGGATCTCGGATTCGCTTATGAGCAGAGGGAGCGGTTCGCCGAGGCGGCGGCGCGGTACAAGCGGGCGCTGGCGATCCAGGAGGTGGCGCTCGGCGCTAGGCACCCGGAGACAGCCATTACTTTGAATAATCTCGCGGGAGTTGTTGGCGCACAAGGAGATTTGACGCAGGCGGAGCGGCTTCTCAGGCGGGCGCTGAACACGCTAACGGAAAACCTCGGGCCATGGCACTTGCGGGTGGCGGTGTGCGCCGGGAACCTGGCTGATTTGCTTGTGGCCACGCGCCGTCCAAAGGAAGCCCGGGTCTTGTACGAGCGGGCGATCGGCGTGTATGAGCATCTCGGCGATGCGGAGTCAGCGGGGGAGTTGCGGCGGGTGGCGGCGGAACTTCGTTGA
- a CDS encoding multiheme c-type cytochrome translates to MTSRSCAMLSFFLAATTPAVAADEPRSGFIGSAACAKCHPAEFAQQSKSGHAGSLSRFRDHVLAEKFLPLTANRKPPPEWAFGGGIQAVTFVSRLDDGSYLEHHLSYYGSTGRLALTPGHDGTTEPGVRYPLFSASGAILRCFACHSTGTPSVADGEIHPNEPGVRCETCHGPGAAHAKSPTLANIVRPGQYTPAQMNQACGSCHRKPAAKGDDTDFRNSWNARHQPLYLAQSKCFLNSANQLSCGNCHPPHGGPTRSACAGCHPGASHPAALKTTTRTCESCHMPPVKPTPELSFANHWIGVFAPGETLVPRIR, encoded by the coding sequence GTGACTTCCCGATCGTGCGCGATGCTGTCGTTTTTCCTCGCGGCAACCACCCCTGCCGTGGCTGCGGACGAACCCAGATCCGGCTTCATCGGTTCGGCCGCCTGCGCCAAGTGCCACCCGGCAGAGTTCGCGCAGCAGTCCAAGTCCGGGCACGCAGGCTCGCTGTCTCGCTTCCGCGACCACGTGCTCGCCGAAAAGTTCCTCCCACTGACGGCCAATCGCAAACCGCCGCCGGAGTGGGCCTTCGGCGGCGGCATACAGGCCGTCACCTTCGTCAGCCGGCTCGACGATGGGTCCTACCTCGAGCATCACTTGAGCTACTACGGCTCCACGGGCCGCCTCGCCCTCACGCCCGGTCACGATGGCACTACGGAACCCGGCGTCCGCTACCCCCTGTTCAGCGCGTCTGGAGCTATCCTCCGCTGTTTCGCCTGCCACTCCACAGGGACCCCATCGGTCGCCGACGGCGAAATCCACCCGAACGAACCCGGCGTCCGCTGCGAAACTTGCCACGGACCCGGCGCCGCCCACGCGAAATCCCCTACCCTTGCGAACATCGTCCGCCCCGGTCAATACACGCCCGCGCAGATGAACCAGGCCTGCGGTAGCTGTCACCGGAAGCCCGCCGCGAAAGGAGACGACACCGATTTTCGAAACTCATGGAACGCTCGACATCAGCCGCTCTATCTAGCACAAAGTAAATGTTTTCTGAATAGCGCCAATCAACTCTCGTGCGGCAATTGCCATCCCCCGCATGGCGGCCCCACCCGTTCAGCCTGCGCGGGATGTCATCCCGGCGCTAGCCACCCGGCAGCCCTGAAGACTACCACGCGGACCTGCGAAAGTTGCCACATGCCACCCGTGAAACCAACCCCGGAGTTGAGCTTCGCCAACCACTGGATCGGCGTCTTCGCCCCCGGCGAGACGCTCGTCCCCCGCATCCGATGA
- a CDS encoding cytochrome-c peroxidase yields MTALALLAFELTVPLGLDMYLPAPSQNRPDADTAAIGRRLFFEKRLSRDGSMSCGTCHDPKRAYTDDKPVAVGVAGIKGTRRTPSILNRAYGRAFFWDGRVATLEEQVLMPIENPKEMDLKIDLAEARVGMDRATMARALATYVRTILAGDSLRPVRGRRQRRVDGRGAAGPAVVSGQGELRIMPCGSEPDR; encoded by the coding sequence ATGACGGCGCTGGCGCTGCTGGCGTTCGAACTGACGGTGCCGCTGGGGCTCGATATGTATCTGCCGGCGCCGTCGCAGAATCGTCCGGATGCGGATACGGCGGCGATCGGTAGGCGGCTGTTTTTCGAGAAAAGGCTTTCACGTGACGGTTCGATGTCGTGCGGGACGTGTCACGATCCGAAGCGGGCATATACCGACGACAAACCGGTTGCCGTGGGTGTAGCCGGGATCAAGGGGACACGGCGCACCCCGTCGATCCTGAATCGCGCGTATGGGCGGGCGTTCTTTTGGGACGGGCGAGTGGCGACCCTCGAGGAACAGGTGCTGATGCCGATTGAGAATCCGAAGGAGATGGATCTCAAGATCGACCTGGCTGAGGCACGGGTGGGGATGGATCGGGCGACGATGGCGCGGGCGCTGGCTACGTATGTACGGACGATCCTGGCGGGGGACTCGCTACGACCGGTACGTGGCCGGCGACAAAGACGCGTTGACGGCCGAGGAGCAGCAGGGCCTGCGGTTGTTTC